In Egibacteraceae bacterium, the following proteins share a genomic window:
- a CDS encoding WhiB family transcriptional regulator has protein sequence MDWRQQAECLDKDPELFFPVGSTGLALEQTDEAKEVCRSCAVIEECLEWALTSNQDAGVWGGMSEDERRTLRRSRQRRRRIAS, from the coding sequence ATGGACTGGCGTCAGCAGGCGGAATGCCTGGACAAGGACCCGGAGCTCTTCTTTCCCGTCGGCTCGACCGGCCTTGCGCTGGAGCAGACCGACGAGGCCAAGGAGGTCTGCCGCAGCTGCGCCGTCATCGAGGAGTGCCTGGAATGGGCCCTCACGTCCAACCAGGACGCCGGGGTGTGGGGCGGCATGAGTGAGGACGAGCGCCGGACGCTGCGGCGCAGCCGTCAGCGCCGCCGTCGGATCGCCAGCTAG
- a CDS encoding sensor histidine kinase — translation MSLPEELLAERSGLDPQAVDHLLLLLADWQILADLSFADLLLFVPESGPPGARYLCAGQMRPYTAQTIYHEDLVGESFPASDRPMVGRAFQEARVIRDADPDWSTGVPVREEAIPVRFDDEVVAVVTREANVSTARSPSQLELTYLQSAGALAQMLADGTYPYRSDAPEERDLSPRVGDGIMRVNGAGVVTYASPNAISAYRRLGSLPNVMGYAIADFDPGHEELTDGLADGEPVETEVEAQGAIIKRRLLPLIDGGQVVGGLLLVLEVTELRRHERALRVKDATIREIHHRVKNNLQTVASLLRLQARRLHSEEAREALTESVRRISSIALVHETLSQESRQRVSFDKIAQRIIDMLADGLVNPEVPVSFETHGAPGDLPAEVATPLALVLTELLQNSVEHGYPVTGGTVTITFERGPVTLRVLLEDDGVGLPEGESLDDRANLGLQIARTLVETELGGTFTSPPGTGEGEGLTVELVLPLP, via the coding sequence CTGGCCGACCTGTCGTTCGCCGACCTGTTGCTGTTCGTCCCCGAGAGCGGCCCGCCCGGCGCGCGCTACCTGTGCGCCGGGCAGATGCGTCCCTACACGGCGCAGACGATCTACCACGAGGATCTGGTCGGCGAGTCGTTCCCCGCAAGCGACCGGCCGATGGTCGGCCGGGCCTTCCAGGAGGCTCGGGTGATCCGCGACGCGGACCCCGACTGGTCCACGGGGGTCCCGGTGCGCGAGGAGGCCATCCCCGTGCGCTTCGACGACGAGGTCGTCGCGGTGGTCACCCGGGAGGCCAACGTCTCGACCGCGCGGTCGCCGTCGCAGCTGGAGCTCACCTACCTGCAGTCGGCGGGTGCGCTTGCCCAGATGCTCGCCGACGGCACCTACCCGTACCGCAGCGACGCCCCCGAGGAGCGCGACCTGTCACCGCGGGTGGGCGACGGGATCATGCGTGTCAACGGCGCAGGCGTGGTCACGTACGCCTCCCCGAACGCCATCTCCGCATACCGCCGCCTGGGCAGCCTCCCGAACGTGATGGGGTACGCGATCGCGGACTTCGACCCCGGCCACGAGGAGCTCACCGATGGTCTCGCGGACGGTGAGCCCGTGGAGACCGAGGTCGAGGCGCAGGGGGCGATCATCAAGCGTCGTCTCCTGCCCCTGATCGACGGGGGCCAGGTGGTGGGCGGTCTCCTGCTCGTCCTCGAGGTGACCGAGCTGCGTCGGCACGAGCGCGCGTTGCGGGTGAAGGACGCCACCATCCGCGAGATCCACCATCGGGTGAAGAACAACCTGCAGACGGTGGCGTCGCTGCTCCGGCTGCAGGCCAGGCGCCTGCACTCCGAGGAGGCGCGGGAAGCGCTGACGGAGAGCGTGCGTCGCATCTCCTCGATCGCGCTGGTGCACGAGACCCTGAGCCAGGAGTCCCGCCAACGGGTCAGCTTCGACAAGATCGCCCAGCGCATCATCGACATGCTGGCCGACGGTCTGGTCAACCCCGAGGTGCCGGTCTCGTTCGAGACGCACGGTGCGCCGGGGGACCTGCCGGCCGAGGTGGCGACGCCCCTTGCGCTCGTGCTCACCGAGCTGCTGCAGAACTCGGTCGAGCACGGCTACCCGGTGACCGGGGGCACCGTGACCATCACCTTCGAGCGGGGCCCGGTGACCTTGCGGGTGCTGCTGGAGGACGACGGTGTGGGCCTGCCCGAGGGCGAGTCCCTGGACGACCGCGCCAACCTGGGGCTGCAGATCGCTCGGACCCTGGTCGAGACCGAGCTGGGCGGCACGTTCACGTCCCCCCCGGGAACGGGTGAAGGTGAAGGGCTGACGGTCGAGCTGGTGCTGCCCCTGCCGTAA